A region from the Aegilops tauschii subsp. strangulata cultivar AL8/78 chromosome 5, Aet v6.0, whole genome shotgun sequence genome encodes:
- the LOC109769130 gene encoding bidirectional sugar transporter SWEET11-like: MAEGLFSMAHPWASAFGILGNIISFLVFLAPTPTFLRVYRKKSTEGFSAVPYVVALFSCMLWIFYALVKTNSSPLLTINAFGCVVEGFYILLYVVYAPRHARHRALAFFLLLDVAAFALIVAVTVFLVPQPSRVKVLGSVCLAFSMAVFVAPLSVIFVVIKTKSAEYMPFSLSFFLTLSAVAWFFYGLFTKDIYVTLPNVGGFFFGVAQMTLYFCYRKPDTSALVLPTGIHDVSTEPAAQQEVELPEGTHPAVAMLTVSTLPMLAELQKMEQEISSPTPRKGYIKAF; encoded by the exons ATGGCAGAAGGGCTCTTCTCCATGGCTCACCCGTGGGCCTCCGCCTTTGGCATCCTAG GCAACATCATATCCTTCCTGGTGTTCCTCGCGCCCAC GCCGACGTTCCTGCGGGTGTACCGGAAGAAGTCGACGGAGGGGTTCAGCGCGGTGCCGTACGTGGTGGCGCTCTTCAGCTGCATGCTGTGGATCTTCTACGCGCTGGTCAAGACCAACTCCAGCCCGCTGCTCACCATCAACGCCTTTGGCTGCGTCGTCGAGGGCTTCTACATCCTGCTCTACGTGGTGTACGCGCCCAGGCACGCCAGGCACCGCGCcctcgccttcttcctcctcctcgacGTCGCCGCCTTCGCCCTCATCGTCGCCGTCACCGTGTTCCTCGTGCCCCAGCCCAGCCGCGTCAAGGTCCTCGGCAGCGTCTGCCTCGCCTTCTCCATGGCCGTCTTCGTCGCCCCGCTCAGCGTCATC TTCGTGGTGATCAAGACCAAGAGCGCCGAGTACATGCCCTTCTCGCTCTCCTTCTTCCTCACCCTCAGCGCCGTCGCCTGGTTCTTCTATGGCCTCTTCACCAAGGACATCTACGTCACC CTCCCGAACGTGGGCGGGTTCTTCTTTggggtggcccagatgacgctcTACTTCTGCTACCGCAAGCCGGACACGTCGGCCCTGGTGCTGCCGACGGGGATCCACGACGTGTCCACGGAGCCGGCGGCGCAGCAGGAGGTGGAGCTGCCGGAGGGCACCCACCCGGCGGTGGCCATGCTGACGGTGAGCACGCTGCCGATGCTGGCGGAGCTGCAGAAGATGGAGCAGGAGATCAGCTCGCCCACCCCGCGCAAGGGCTACATCAAGGCTTTCTGA